From Candidatus Binataceae bacterium, the proteins below share one genomic window:
- a CDS encoding serine hydrolase domain-containing protein, translating to MPAPQLIAANPREVGLDPQKVEALFERAAREVNQGLLPSCQIAIARNGRVGAMRTFGRAVQGGAEREATDETLYTVFSCTKAIMSAAAWILIGEGKLDVRERAAAIVPEFGTNGKEVVTVEQLLLHTAGFPNAPYAQSEWMDRGKRLERFAKWRLEFEPGSRYFYHPTAGFWVIAEIIERRTGKDFRDFVRERIALPLGLPGMYLGLGPELHHRVADVVHVGEPLSAQELRKLGFPPMPETEVTEQLIQGFNSPVVRQSGVPGGGGIMTAAELALFYQGVMRNRGADGQPLWKPQVLAEALRPRSGELIDPFLGHKVNRALGVVVAGDDGKANFRGFGKTNSAATFGHGGAGGQIGWGDPATGISLGYCTNGFDRNEIRQGRRGVAISSLAAVCAG from the coding sequence ATGCCCGCACCGCAACTGATCGCCGCGAACCCCCGCGAAGTCGGCCTTGACCCGCAGAAGGTCGAGGCGCTGTTCGAGCGCGCCGCGCGCGAGGTCAACCAGGGACTGCTGCCGTCGTGCCAGATCGCGATCGCGCGCAACGGGCGGGTTGGCGCGATGCGCACGTTCGGGCGCGCAGTGCAGGGCGGCGCCGAGCGCGAAGCCACCGATGAGACGCTCTACACCGTGTTCTCGTGCACCAAGGCGATCATGTCGGCGGCGGCATGGATCCTTATCGGCGAGGGCAAGCTCGACGTGCGCGAGCGCGCCGCGGCGATCGTTCCGGAGTTCGGCACCAACGGCAAGGAGGTGGTCACGGTCGAGCAACTCCTGCTCCATACCGCGGGATTCCCCAACGCGCCGTATGCGCAGAGCGAATGGATGGACCGCGGCAAGCGGCTCGAGCGCTTCGCCAAATGGCGGCTCGAGTTCGAGCCCGGCAGCCGCTACTTCTACCATCCTACGGCCGGCTTCTGGGTGATCGCCGAGATCATCGAGCGTCGCACGGGCAAGGACTTCCGCGACTTCGTGCGCGAGCGGATCGCGCTGCCGCTCGGCCTGCCCGGGATGTACCTAGGGCTCGGGCCCGAGCTGCACCATCGCGTGGCCGACGTCGTTCACGTCGGCGAGCCGCTGAGCGCGCAAGAATTGCGCAAGCTGGGCTTTCCACCGATGCCCGAGACCGAGGTCACCGAACAGCTGATTCAGGGCTTCAACTCGCCGGTGGTGCGGCAGTCGGGCGTTCCGGGCGGCGGCGGAATCATGACCGCGGCCGAACTCGCGCTGTTCTACCAGGGCGTGATGCGCAATCGCGGCGCCGACGGACAGCCGCTCTGGAAGCCGCAGGTCCTGGCCGAGGCGCTGCGCCCGCGCTCGGGCGAGCTCATCGATCCATTTCTCGGTCACAAGGTCAACCGCGCGCTCGGGGTGGTGGTCGCGGGCGACGACGGCAAGGCCAACTTCCGCGGCTTCGGCAAGACCAACTCGGCGGCGACCTTCGGCCACGGCGGCGCGGGCGGGCAGATCGGATGGGGCGATCCGGCGACGGGGATTTCCCTCGGCTACTGCACCAACGGCTTCGACCGCAACGAGATCCGCCAGGGCCGGCGCGGTGTCGCAATCTCCAGCCTCGCCGCCGTCTGCGCAGGCTAG
- a CDS encoding 2-hydroxychromene-2-carboxylate isomerase, with amino-acid sequence MAPTLEFFFDYGSPFSYLADTQLDGLAARTGAEIAYRPILLGGVFKQTGNASPITIEAKRNYMTVELGRWAKRYGIAPLRNAHFPINTMRLMRGAIAAQRAGVFPTYHRAVFDAFWARGLNLGDDAVMREVLQQAGLDAVRLNAMSEEQAVKDELRRNTEEAVRRGAFGAPTFFVGEDIFWGNDRLDFVEQALAAAAAARA; translated from the coding sequence ATGGCGCCCACATTGGAGTTTTTCTTCGATTACGGAAGCCCGTTCAGCTACCTGGCCGATACCCAGCTCGACGGGCTGGCCGCGCGCACCGGCGCGGAGATCGCCTATCGTCCAATCCTGCTCGGCGGCGTGTTCAAGCAAACCGGCAACGCGTCGCCGATAACCATCGAGGCCAAGCGCAACTACATGACGGTCGAACTCGGGCGATGGGCGAAACGCTATGGCATCGCCCCGCTGCGCAACGCGCATTTTCCGATCAACACGATGCGCCTGATGCGCGGCGCGATCGCGGCCCAGCGCGCCGGTGTGTTTCCGACGTACCATCGCGCGGTGTTCGACGCCTTCTGGGCGCGCGGGCTCAATCTGGGCGACGACGCGGTGATGCGCGAAGTCCTGCAGCAGGCGGGGCTCGACGCGGTGCGCCTAAACGCGATGAGCGAGGAGCAGGCGGTCAAGGATGAGCTGCGGCGCAACACCGAGGAAGCGGTGCGGCGCGGCGCCTTCGGCGCGCCGACCTTTTTCGTCGGCGAGGACATCTTCTGGGGCAACGACCGGCTCGATTTCGTCGAGCAGGCGCTGGCCGCCGCCGCGGCGGCGCGCGCGTAG
- a CDS encoding SDR family NAD(P)-dependent oxidoreductase, translating into MTDTNKSVAVVVGVGPGLGAALARRFAAGYAVALVARHADKLEQLAAELSGAGARALPVAADMSRAADIEAAFAHIRAELGDPEVLLYNAAMRPFGRLMETKPSTFENTWRVNALGAFLCAQAVVPAMLARGRGAILFTGATAGVKPFATSAAFGPAKFALRGLAQVMARDLGPQGVHVAYVNIDGPIDMPFIHQLRPELKPEDMLAPAAIAETYWHLAHQDRSAWTQEVDVRPFKEKF; encoded by the coding sequence ATGACCGACACGAACAAATCGGTAGCAGTGGTGGTCGGTGTCGGGCCCGGGCTGGGCGCGGCCTTGGCGCGGCGGTTCGCGGCCGGCTACGCCGTCGCGCTGGTCGCACGCCACGCCGACAAGCTCGAGCAGCTTGCGGCGGAGTTGAGCGGCGCGGGCGCTCGCGCGCTGCCGGTGGCGGCCGACATGAGCAGGGCCGCAGACATCGAGGCCGCCTTCGCGCATATCCGTGCCGAGCTCGGCGATCCGGAAGTGCTGCTGTACAACGCGGCGATGCGGCCGTTCGGGCGTCTGATGGAGACCAAGCCGAGCACGTTCGAGAACACCTGGCGGGTCAACGCCTTGGGCGCGTTCTTGTGCGCGCAGGCGGTGGTGCCGGCCATGCTCGCGCGCGGACGGGGCGCGATCCTGTTCACCGGCGCGACCGCGGGCGTCAAGCCGTTTGCGACCTCGGCTGCTTTCGGGCCCGCGAAGTTCGCGCTGCGCGGGCTGGCGCAGGTGATGGCGCGCGACCTGGGGCCGCAGGGTGTGCACGTCGCCTACGTCAATATCGACGGTCCGATCGACATGCCCTTCATCCATCAACTGCGGCCGGAGCTGAAGCCTGAAGACATGCTGGCACCGGCGGCAATCGCGGAAACCTACTGGCACCTCGCCCATCAGGACCGCAGCGCATGGACCCAGGAGGTCGACGTGCGGCCCTTCAAGGAGAAATTCTGA
- a CDS encoding helix-turn-helix domain-containing protein, which translates to MRRKTFAHMNCSVARALEVVGEWWSMLILREAFMGTRRFADFQRHLGIARNILSARLRKLTRQGILRRVPAPDPRAGRYEYRLTDKGRALFPVITALRQWADRWVVGMDKLPVRAIEIASGEDIAEVKVASRAGRELAPSEVALVAGPGATRATRARLAAILKARNLS; encoded by the coding sequence ATGCGGCGCAAGACCTTCGCACACATGAACTGCTCGGTCGCACGGGCGCTCGAAGTCGTCGGCGAATGGTGGTCGATGCTCATCCTGCGCGAGGCCTTCATGGGCACCCGCCGCTTCGCCGACTTCCAGCGCCACCTCGGCATCGCGCGCAACATTCTCAGCGCCCGCCTGCGCAAGCTCACCCGCCAGGGCATCCTGCGCCGCGTCCCGGCGCCGGACCCCCGCGCGGGACGCTACGAATACCGCCTGACCGACAAGGGCCGCGCGCTCTTTCCCGTTATCACTGCGCTGCGCCAGTGGGCCGATCGGTGGGTGGTCGGGATGGACAAGCTGCCGGTGCGCGCGATCGAAATCGCCTCGGGCGAGGACATCGCAGAGGTCAAGGTCGCAAGCCGCGCCGGCCGCGAGCTTGCCCCGTCCGAGGTAGCGCTGGTCGCCGGCCCGGGCGCAACCCGCGCGACGCGCGCACGCCTGGCGGCAATCCTCAAGGCGCGCAACCTGTCCTGA